The Flavobacterium piscisymbiosum genome includes a region encoding these proteins:
- a CDS encoding DUF721 domain-containing protein, producing the protein MAKRLNNQTIGAVLQQIIQVNKLGPGMDQIDVKEAWRQLMGNGVNTYTRNVVLKGSTLYVELASAVLREELSHGKTKIVKMINEELGREVVKDVVLR; encoded by the coding sequence ATGGCAAAAAGACTAAATAATCAGACAATTGGGGCTGTTTTACAACAGATTATCCAGGTGAATAAATTAGGTCCGGGAATGGATCAGATTGATGTAAAAGAGGCGTGGAGACAGTTGATGGGGAATGGTGTAAATACATATACAAGAAATGTTGTGCTGAAGGGAAGTACTTTGTATGTAGAACTGGCATCGGCAGTGTTGAGAGAAGAATTAAGCCACGGAAAAACTAAAATCGTGAAGATGATTAACGAAGAGTTAGGTCGTGAAGTGGTGAAAGATGTGGTTTTGAGATAA
- the bshC gene encoding bacillithiol biosynthesis cysteine-adding enzyme BshC, with the protein MPTDCISYQTSGYFSKLMQDYLDQKSELKPLYNNFPTLENFEKQIAEKAANFDNNNRIPLVETLKKQYHHIEISDSTKQNIELLGLQNTYTITTGHQLNLFSGPLYFLYKIISTINLTKELKLKYPSNNFVPVYWMATEDHDFEEINYFNFKGKKFRWNKESTGPVGRLSTEGLAEFFEIYSKELGSSTNANVLKKVFEEAYLKHENLADATRFLANSLFGNYGLVILDADDANLKQAFIPYIKEELEQQTSFKAVQETIEQLKDYTVQVNPREINLFYIEDDLRERIIFENDKYFVNNTRISFSKDEILNVLESNPEKFSPNVIMRPLYQEIILPNLCYIGGGGEIAYWLELKSFFEAVKITFPMLLVRNSVLLSTEKQAKKADKLNLTWADLFTKPENLINAITHKLSAFPIDLTPQKEILEKQFEYLYELAQQTDKSFTGAVKAQEVKQKKGLDNLEKRLLKAQKRKLDHELQRVTDLQFELFPNQSLQERHTNFSEFYLEKGEQLIPLLIQKLKPLENNFNIIMI; encoded by the coding sequence ATGCCAACCGACTGTATCAGCTATCAAACTTCAGGATATTTTTCTAAATTGATGCAAGATTATTTAGATCAAAAATCAGAATTAAAACCGCTGTACAACAATTTTCCTACTTTAGAAAACTTCGAAAAACAAATTGCCGAAAAAGCCGCAAACTTTGATAACAACAACCGAATCCCATTGGTTGAAACTTTAAAAAAGCAATACCACCACATCGAAATTTCTGATTCGACAAAACAAAACATCGAACTTTTAGGGCTTCAAAACACATATACCATTACCACTGGACATCAGTTAAATTTATTTAGCGGTCCCTTGTATTTCTTATATAAAATCATTTCGACGATTAACCTTACCAAGGAATTAAAGCTAAAATATCCATCGAATAATTTTGTTCCTGTCTATTGGATGGCGACCGAAGATCATGATTTTGAAGAGATCAACTATTTTAATTTTAAAGGAAAAAAATTCCGATGGAACAAAGAAAGTACAGGTCCTGTTGGAAGACTTTCTACGGAAGGTTTAGCTGAATTTTTCGAAATTTATTCTAAAGAATTAGGATCGAGCACTAATGCCAATGTTTTGAAAAAAGTTTTTGAAGAAGCTTATTTAAAACACGAAAACTTAGCCGATGCTACTCGTTTTCTAGCCAATAGTTTATTTGGCAATTATGGCTTGGTAATTTTAGATGCTGATGACGCCAATTTAAAACAAGCATTTATTCCGTACATCAAAGAAGAATTAGAACAACAAACTTCTTTCAAAGCGGTTCAGGAAACGATAGAACAACTCAAGGATTATACTGTTCAGGTAAACCCTCGTGAGATAAATTTATTTTATATCGAAGATGATTTGCGTGAACGCATTATTTTCGAAAATGATAAATACTTTGTCAACAACACCAGAATCTCATTTTCTAAAGATGAAATTTTAAACGTATTAGAAAGCAATCCCGAGAAATTTAGTCCAAATGTGATTATGCGTCCGTTGTATCAGGAAATTATTTTACCTAATTTGTGCTACATTGGCGGAGGCGGGGAAATTGCATATTGGCTGGAATTAAAATCATTTTTCGAAGCTGTAAAGATTACTTTCCCAATGCTTTTGGTTCGTAATTCTGTTCTTTTATCAACAGAAAAACAAGCTAAAAAAGCAGACAAATTAAATCTTACCTGGGCAGATTTATTCACAAAACCCGAAAATTTAATCAACGCGATTACACATAAATTATCTGCTTTTCCGATTGATTTAACACCTCAAAAAGAAATATTAGAAAAACAATTTGAATATCTTTATGAACTTGCACAGCAAACCGACAAATCATTTACGGGAGCTGTAAAAGCGCAGGAAGTAAAACAAAAGAAAGGATTAGACAATCTTGAAAAAAGATTATTAAAAGCTCAAAAACGGAAATTAGATCACGAATTGCAACGTGTAACAGATTTGCAATTCGAATTGTTTCCTAATCAAAGTTTACAGGAACGTCATACTAATTTCTCAGAATTTTATCTGGAAAAAGGCGAACAGTTGATTCCGCTTTTAATTCAAAAATTAAAACCTTTAGAAAACAATTTTAATATAATTATGATATAA
- a CDS encoding DUF4295 domain-containing protein, translating into MAKKTVASLQTSSKRLSKAIKMVKSPKTGAYTFVESIMAPEEVDTFLKKK; encoded by the coding sequence ATGGCAAAGAAAACCGTAGCATCGTTACAAACATCTTCTAAGAGATTATCAAAAGCCATCAAAATGGTGAAATCTCCTAAAACTGGTGCATATACATTCGTAGAATCTATTATGGCTCCTGAAGAAGTTGATACTTTCTTGAAAAAGAAATAA
- a CDS encoding nucleoside-diphosphate kinase codes for MATNRTFTMIKPDAVQNGHIGNILAMITNGGFKIVSLKLTQLTVADAKAFYAVHAERPFYGELVEFMSRGPIVAAILEKDNAVEDFRTLIGATNPAEAAEGTIRKAYATSIGENAVHGSDSDENAAIEGAFHFAGREQF; via the coding sequence ATGGCAACTAATAGAACTTTTACAATGATTAAGCCAGATGCAGTTCAAAACGGACACATCGGTAATATCTTAGCAATGATTACTAACGGAGGTTTCAAAATCGTTTCATTAAAACTAACTCAACTAACTGTAGCTGATGCCAAAGCATTTTACGCAGTTCACGCAGAAAGACCTTTCTACGGAGAATTAGTTGAATTCATGTCTCGCGGACCAATTGTTGCTGCAATTTTAGAAAAAGATAATGCAGTAGAAGATTTCAGAACTTTAATTGGAGCTACAAATCCTGCTGAAGCTGCTGAAGGAACTATTCGTAAAGCATACGCAACTTCTATTGGAGAAAATGCAGTTCACGGTTCTGATAGCGACGAAAATGCTGCTATTGAAGGTGCATTTCATTTTGCTGGAAGAGAGCAATTCTAA
- a CDS encoding SdpI family protein yields MNLELKKELPIIGIVLTPFVYLATIWDSLPQRVPIHWNYKGEIDNWGDKLSLILILFLLPVLMYVLMTFIPKIDPKKRISLMGGKFYQLKFFLVLFMSLVALLILYTTKERSVNNPNLVFALLGVLLMIFGNYFKVIQPNYFIGIRTPWTLENSEVWKATHAFAGKIWLIGGFILLLGGLVLNNSFRNVFVFIILISALIPIVYSFIKFKQIQKRDHQSN; encoded by the coding sequence ATGAATTTAGAACTGAAAAAAGAGCTTCCAATAATTGGAATTGTTTTGACACCTTTTGTGTATTTAGCTACTATTTGGGACAGCCTTCCTCAGAGAGTTCCAATACATTGGAATTATAAAGGAGAAATTGATAATTGGGGCGACAAGCTTTCGCTTATTTTGATATTGTTTCTTTTGCCGGTTTTAATGTATGTTTTGATGACTTTTATTCCAAAAATAGATCCTAAAAAGAGAATTTCTTTGATGGGAGGAAAATTCTATCAGCTCAAGTTTTTTTTAGTGCTGTTCATGTCTTTGGTAGCATTATTAATTCTTTATACTACAAAAGAACGATCTGTAAATAATCCTAATTTAGTTTTTGCATTATTAGGAGTGCTGTTAATGATTTTTGGGAATTATTTTAAAGTAATTCAGCCTAATTATTTTATAGGAATACGTACACCATGGACACTTGAAAATAGTGAAGTATGGAAAGCTACCCATGCATTTGCAGGTAAGATTTGGCTTATTGGAGGCTTTATTCTATTACTTGGAGGATTAGTTCTAAACAATTCATTTCGTAATGTATTTGTTTTTATTATTCTAATTTCAGCATTAATTCCGATAGTTTATTCTTTTATAAAATTCAAACAAATACAAAAAAGAGATCATCAATCAAACTAG
- a CDS encoding Zn-dependent protease, producing the protein MKYYFLVFLFLVLSCKNEKTESSVKIQKVIVIQPLGDFKTEQSQMVFAEIKTINPNVVLRSNISFPENSYYKPRSRYRADSIIKSLRDNIGKDSLIVGLSNHDISTTYKGVKDWGVMGLGYRPGKSCVVSDFRMARKNRNHQFYKVILHELGHTEGLPHCKTKTCLMRDAEGGNHLDEEKDFCENCKSFLIKKGWNLI; encoded by the coding sequence ATGAAATACTATTTTCTTGTTTTTCTTTTTCTTGTGCTTTCTTGTAAAAATGAGAAAACTGAAAGCAGTGTCAAAATCCAAAAAGTAATTGTTATACAGCCTTTAGGTGATTTTAAAACAGAGCAATCCCAAATGGTGTTTGCGGAAATTAAAACTATAAACCCAAATGTAGTTTTAAGGTCAAATATTTCCTTTCCTGAAAATTCATATTATAAACCCAGGAGCAGGTATCGCGCTGATAGTATTATAAAAAGTCTTAGAGATAATATTGGCAAAGATTCTTTAATTGTTGGATTATCAAATCATGATATTAGTACAACATATAAAGGAGTTAAAGATTGGGGTGTAATGGGACTGGGTTATCGACCTGGTAAATCCTGTGTAGTTTCAGATTTTAGAATGGCAAGGAAAAATAGAAATCATCAATTTTATAAAGTCATTTTGCATGAATTGGGTCATACCGAAGGATTGCCTCATTGTAAAACAAAAACTTGTCTGATGAGAGATGCTGAAGGTGGAAATCATCTCGATGAAGAGAAAGATTTCTGTGAAAACTGCAAAAGTTTTTTGATAAAAAAGGGCTGGAATTTAATCTAA
- the rpmG gene encoding 50S ribosomal protein L33 produces the protein MAKKGNRIQVILECTEHKTSGVPGTSRYITTKNKKNTPDRLEIKKFNPILKRVTVHKEIK, from the coding sequence ATGGCAAAGAAAGGTAATAGAATCCAGGTAATTTTAGAATGTACTGAACACAAGACTTCTGGTGTTCCAGGTACTTCAAGATACATTACAACTAAGAACAAAAAAAATACTCCGGATAGATTAGAGATTAAAAAATTTAATCCAATCTTGAAACGCGTAACTGTTCACAAAGAAATTAAGTAA
- the rpmB gene encoding 50S ribosomal protein L28 — protein MSRVCDLTGKRAMVGNNVSHAMNKTKRKFSVNLVKKRFYLPEEDRWITLRVAASTIKTINKNGISAVLKKAQSEGFIK, from the coding sequence ATGTCAAGAGTTTGTGACCTTACAGGTAAAAGAGCGATGGTAGGAAATAACGTTTCTCACGCTATGAACAAAACTAAGAGAAAATTTTCTGTAAACTTAGTTAAAAAGCGTTTTTATCTTCCAGAAGAAGATAGATGGATTACTCTTAGAGTAGCAGCATCTACGATAAAAACAATTAATAAAAATGGAATTTCTGCTGTTTTGAAAAAAGCGCAGTCAGAAGGATTTATCAAATAA
- the ftsY gene encoding signal recognition particle-docking protein FtsY produces MSFFKKLFSTDKKETLDKGLEKSKTTFFSKLSKAVAGKSKVDDDVLDDLEEILVASDVGVNTTLKVISRIEKRVAEDKYLGTEELNQILREEIGALLSETNTGEATEFEIPKDKKPYVLMVVGVNGVGKTTTIGKLAYQFKKAGYKVVLGAADTFRAAAIDQLQVWADRVDVPIVRQNMGSDPASVAFDTLQSAVAQNADVVIIDTAGRLHNKVNLMNELTKVKRVMQKVVADAPHDVLLVLDGSTGQNAFEQAKQFTAATEVTSLAVTKLDGTAKGGVVIGISDQFQIPVKYIGVGEGIEDLQVFNKYEFVDSFFK; encoded by the coding sequence ATGAGTTTTTTTAAAAAATTATTCTCTACTGATAAAAAAGAGACTTTAGACAAAGGTCTTGAAAAATCAAAAACTACTTTTTTCTCAAAGTTAAGCAAAGCTGTTGCCGGAAAATCTAAAGTCGATGACGACGTTTTGGATGATTTGGAAGAAATTCTTGTTGCTTCTGATGTTGGTGTAAATACAACTCTTAAGGTAATTTCAAGAATTGAAAAACGCGTTGCTGAGGACAAATATTTAGGTACAGAGGAGTTGAACCAGATTCTTCGTGAAGAAATTGGGGCTTTATTATCTGAAACTAATACTGGTGAAGCTACTGAATTCGAAATTCCGAAAGATAAAAAACCATACGTTTTAATGGTGGTTGGAGTAAACGGAGTTGGTAAAACAACTACAATTGGTAAGCTTGCTTATCAGTTTAAAAAAGCGGGTTATAAAGTCGTTTTAGGAGCTGCAGATACTTTTCGTGCTGCTGCTATCGATCAATTACAGGTTTGGGCAGATCGTGTAGATGTGCCTATTGTAAGACAAAATATGGGAAGTGATCCTGCTTCTGTTGCTTTTGATACTTTGCAATCTGCCGTAGCTCAAAATGCCGATGTGGTTATTATTGATACTGCCGGTCGTTTGCATAACAAAGTCAATTTGATGAACGAGCTTACCAAAGTAAAACGTGTAATGCAAAAAGTGGTTGCTGATGCGCCTCATGATGTATTATTGGTTTTAGATGGTTCTACAGGTCAAAATGCTTTCGAACAAGCGAAACAATTTACTGCTGCAACTGAGGTAACTTCTCTTGCTGTAACCAAACTTGACGGAACTGCAAAAGGTGGTGTTGTAATTGGTATTTCTGACCAGTTTCAAATTCCTGTAAAATATATTGGTGTTGGTGAAGGAATTGAAGATTTGCAAGTCTTTAATAAATATGAATTCGTTGACAGTTTCTTTAAATAA
- a CDS encoding acyltransferase family protein, which translates to MTRERLISLDVFRGLTILLMTIVNNPGDWGNVYPPLLHAEWHGCTPTDLVFPFFIFIMGVAVPLAMPDKFYDGTTFNKILVRSLRMLCLGIFFNFFGKIQLFGLEGIPLLIGRLAITIAVGYALMGSFSSKIKNILAFSILFIYLFLAYSGIEAYSDIRLPGVLQRIAIVYFVVSLLYLKTSQKTQIITGIVLLLGYWAMLTLIPVPGIGEANLDKGTNLASWLDSVLLKGHMYRGTITWDPEGILSTIPSIVNGIIGLLIGQLLQTDIIKIQKAQKMGIIGTILIFFGLIWDIIFPINKSLWTSSYVLYTTGLATVFLTILYYTIDIANYKKGFKPFLIWGVNPMIVFFSSQIIPQALVMIEFQNPHNPSEKINLLNYLYTFGIAPFFSNPMTASLAGALVYVGIWTFILWIFYKNKLIFKV; encoded by the coding sequence ATGACCAGAGAGCGCTTGATTTCATTGGATGTCTTTAGAGGACTCACTATTTTATTGATGACAATTGTAAACAACCCCGGAGACTGGGGCAATGTTTATCCGCCATTATTACACGCCGAATGGCACGGCTGCACCCCAACCGATTTAGTTTTTCCGTTTTTTATTTTTATTATGGGAGTTGCAGTTCCGCTTGCAATGCCGGATAAATTTTATGACGGCACAACTTTCAACAAAATCTTAGTTCGCTCGTTGCGAATGCTTTGTTTAGGAATTTTCTTTAACTTTTTTGGAAAAATCCAACTATTCGGACTTGAAGGGATTCCGCTTCTTATTGGCCGTCTTGCTATTACAATTGCCGTTGGCTATGCTTTGATGGGGAGTTTCAGTTCAAAAATCAAAAACATTTTAGCCTTTTCGATTCTGTTTATCTATCTGTTTTTGGCTTACAGCGGTATCGAAGCTTACAGCGATATAAGACTTCCCGGAGTTTTACAGCGTATAGCAATTGTATATTTTGTAGTTTCTCTTTTGTATTTAAAAACATCTCAAAAAACGCAAATCATAACCGGAATCGTTTTATTGTTAGGTTATTGGGCAATGCTGACCTTAATTCCTGTTCCCGGAATTGGCGAAGCAAATCTTGACAAAGGAACCAACTTAGCTTCCTGGCTTGACAGTGTTTTACTAAAAGGCCATATGTATCGAGGAACCATAACCTGGGATCCCGAAGGAATTTTGAGCACGATCCCGTCAATCGTAAACGGAATTATCGGTTTATTAATCGGGCAACTTTTACAAACTGATATCATCAAAATCCAAAAAGCACAAAAAATGGGGATCATCGGTACGATACTTATCTTTTTTGGCTTAATATGGGATATCATTTTCCCCATAAACAAATCACTTTGGACAAGCAGCTACGTTCTATATACTACAGGATTAGCAACAGTTTTTCTAACAATATTATACTACACAATTGATATTGCTAACTATAAAAAAGGTTTCAAACCATTCTTAATTTGGGGCGTAAATCCCATGATTGTTTTCTTTAGCTCGCAAATTATTCCGCAGGCTTTGGTAATGATCGAGTTTCAAAACCCGCATAATCCTTCAGAAAAAATCAATCTCTTAAATTATTTATACACTTTCGGAATTGCACCATTTTTCAGTAATCCTATGACCGCTTCATTAGCCGGAGCTTTGGTGTACGTTGGCATCTGGACGTTTATATTGTGGATATTCTACAAAAACAAATTGATTTTTAAAGTATAA
- a CDS encoding autorepressor SdpR family transcription factor: MNDIFKALNDATRREILELLKEKDLSAGEIADAFNISKPSISHHLDILKRADLITSEKNGQFIIYSINTTIMEDVLQWILTFKK, from the coding sequence ATGAATGATATTTTTAAAGCATTGAACGATGCAACCCGAAGAGAAATTCTGGAACTTTTGAAAGAGAAAGATTTGTCTGCCGGAGAAATTGCTGATGCGTTCAATATTTCAAAACCCAGTATTTCGCATCATTTGGATATTTTGAAACGTGCAGATTTAATTACCTCTGAAAAAAACGGGCAATTCATCATTTACTCCATCAATACCACCATAATGGAAGACGTTTTGCAATGGATACTAACCTTTAAAAAATAA
- a CDS encoding Hpt domain-containing protein, translated as MALKYNLSKVYALSDNDPEFVNEILKLFVTEVPEDLKQIKEGIKKKDHKYAYSYAHKIKPTLDLMGLNVAFEEILQVEAWTKAEGKKKEIIETFKSIKVQVKDAIKEIKKDFDL; from the coding sequence ATGGCTTTAAAATACAACCTTTCGAAAGTGTATGCGCTTTCAGACAACGATCCTGAATTTGTAAACGAAATTCTAAAATTATTTGTTACCGAAGTTCCTGAGGATTTAAAACAAATCAAAGAAGGAATCAAGAAAAAAGATCATAAATACGCATATTCGTATGCGCACAAAATAAAACCAACATTAGATTTAATGGGTCTAAATGTTGCTTTTGAAGAAATATTGCAAGTCGAGGCCTGGACAAAAGCCGAAGGCAAGAAAAAAGAAATTATCGAAACTTTTAAAAGTATAAAAGTACAGGTGAAAGATGCGATTAAAGAAATTAAGAAAGATTTCGATTTGTAA
- a CDS encoding lipocalin family protein, which produces MKNAFIILVLSVLFVSCKQEIKPEDIAKLNGYWEIEKVVFDKGEEKDYGMNESFDYFDIKNNKGIRKKVMPQFDGTFLTSDSFENVSVRFKGDQVFLDYKTDYAKWSEELISVSDEKLVVKNKEKKEYHYKKAGPVNLLDDGKKTK; this is translated from the coding sequence ATGAAAAACGCTTTTATAATTTTGGTTTTATCGGTTTTGTTTGTGAGCTGTAAACAGGAGATTAAGCCGGAAGATATTGCAAAATTAAACGGTTATTGGGAAATTGAAAAAGTAGTTTTTGATAAGGGTGAGGAGAAGGATTACGGAATGAATGAAAGTTTTGATTATTTTGATATTAAAAATAATAAAGGAATCCGAAAGAAAGTTATGCCACAGTTTGACGGAACTTTTTTGACAAGTGATTCTTTTGAAAATGTTTCAGTTCGATTTAAAGGGGATCAGGTTTTTCTGGATTATAAAACAGATTATGCCAAATGGAGTGAGGAATTGATTTCGGTTTCGGATGAGAAGTTGGTGGTGAAAAATAAGGAGAAAAAAGAATATCATTATAAAAAAGCAGGACCGGTAAATTTATTAGACGATGGCAAAAAGACTAAATAA
- a CDS encoding CinA family nicotinamide mononucleotide deamidase-related protein, with translation MKATIITIGDEILIGQIVDTNSGFIAKSLDRIGVEVHEMISISDDKKHILDTFAQLQNKVDVVIVTGGLGPTKDDVTKKTFCDYFDDELVVNPEVLAHVTELIEGFYKRPISQLNKDQALVPSKCTVLHNKMGTAPGMWMKKENTVFISLPGVPYEMKYLVEEEIIPKIVREYKRPYIIHKTILTYGQGESLVAERIEHWENNLPEFIKLAYLPNPGRVRLRLSARGTNKELLEAAIEENVKSLDAIIHDIIVGYEENETIESVVGKILTKQNKTIATAESFTGGKIASVLSAVPGASNYFKGSIVSYATAVKVNVLGISQDLVDQFSVVSAEVASAMALNVKEILKTDYAIATTGNAGPTKGDSDAEIGAVFIALATPTGIIVEEFNFGQPREKVIDRAVIKSLEILQKEILKNVL, from the coding sequence ATGAAAGCAACTATCATTACTATTGGAGACGAAATTTTAATAGGTCAGATTGTAGATACCAATTCAGGTTTTATCGCTAAATCACTCGACCGAATCGGTGTTGAAGTTCATGAAATGATTTCGATAAGCGATGACAAAAAGCACATTTTAGACACCTTTGCTCAGCTGCAAAACAAAGTCGATGTGGTGATTGTAACAGGAGGTTTAGGGCCAACAAAGGATGATGTTACAAAAAAAACATTCTGCGATTATTTTGATGATGAGTTAGTCGTAAATCCCGAAGTTCTGGCTCATGTAACCGAATTGATCGAAGGTTTTTACAAACGACCAATTTCGCAATTAAATAAAGATCAAGCCTTAGTTCCGTCAAAATGCACCGTTTTGCACAACAAAATGGGAACTGCACCGGGAATGTGGATGAAGAAAGAAAATACGGTGTTTATTTCGCTTCCGGGAGTTCCGTACGAGATGAAATATTTAGTCGAAGAAGAGATAATTCCTAAAATTGTTCGTGAGTACAAACGTCCGTATATCATTCATAAAACTATTTTAACGTATGGTCAGGGCGAGAGTCTAGTGGCAGAACGTATCGAACACTGGGAGAATAATTTGCCCGAATTCATCAAGTTAGCTTATTTGCCAAATCCGGGACGAGTGCGTCTGCGTTTGTCGGCCAGAGGAACCAATAAAGAACTGCTGGAAGCAGCGATCGAAGAAAATGTAAAATCATTAGATGCTATTATTCATGATATTATCGTTGGTTACGAAGAAAATGAAACGATAGAATCTGTAGTTGGTAAAATACTGACCAAGCAAAATAAAACTATTGCGACTGCAGAAAGTTTTACAGGCGGAAAAATCGCTTCTGTTTTATCAGCTGTTCCAGGAGCTTCTAACTACTTTAAGGGTAGTATAGTTTCGTACGCAACCGCGGTAAAGGTTAATGTTCTCGGTATCTCGCAGGATTTAGTCGATCAATTTTCGGTAGTTAGTGCAGAAGTTGCCTCGGCTATGGCTTTGAATGTGAAAGAGATACTTAAAACAGACTATGCAATTGCCACAACCGGGAACGCCGGACCGACAAAAGGAGACTCTGACGCTGAAATTGGAGCTGTTTTTATCGCTTTGGCTACTCCAACCGGTATAATTGTCGAAGAATTTAATTTTGGCCAACCACGTGAAAAAGTGATAGATAGAGCCGTGATTAAGAGTTTAGAAATATTACAGAAAGAAATTTTAAAAAATGTGCTATAA
- a CDS encoding MFS transporter, translating to METNPKKKNSLKHVLFGSLIGTTIEFFDFYIYANAAVLVFPQLFFPGSNSTIATLESLATFSIAFLSRPLGSAFFGHYGDKIGRKFTLVAALLTMGISTVTIGFLPSYASIGVAAPLLLMLCRFGQGVGLGGEWGGAVLLAIENAPPNKRAWYGMFPQLGAPIGLLLSGGTFLFLTDSMSNEDFMDYGWRIPFIASSLLVVIGFYIRTKITETPSFENSKKEQEEVKVPFLTLIKSYKNQLIFGTFAAVTTFLVFYLMTVFTLSWATSDLGIVKRDGLLIQLFSVLFFAIFIPVSAVVADKIGRRKMLIIATVAIAIFGFFFSYFLSSGNIVLVTTFACIGMALMGFTYGPLGTFLSELFPTNVRYSGASLTFNMAGILGAAFAPMIAIWLASTYSVSYVGLYLTIAACISLFAFLVISKEEHKF from the coding sequence ATGGAAACTAACCCGAAAAAGAAGAACTCACTAAAACATGTTCTTTTTGGTTCTTTAATAGGAACTACAATTGAATTTTTTGATTTTTATATTTATGCCAATGCCGCAGTATTGGTCTTCCCGCAATTATTTTTCCCCGGTTCGAATTCGACTATAGCGACTCTGGAATCTTTAGCAACTTTTTCAATAGCATTTTTATCACGTCCTCTAGGATCCGCTTTTTTTGGACATTACGGTGATAAAATTGGTCGTAAATTTACTTTGGTTGCTGCTTTATTAACGATGGGTATCTCGACCGTGACCATTGGATTTTTACCAAGTTATGCCAGTATTGGTGTTGCGGCTCCATTATTATTAATGTTATGCCGATTTGGACAAGGTGTAGGTTTAGGAGGCGAGTGGGGAGGAGCTGTTTTATTGGCTATAGAAAATGCACCGCCAAATAAACGTGCCTGGTACGGAATGTTTCCACAATTGGGCGCTCCAATAGGATTATTGCTTTCAGGAGGAACTTTCTTATTCTTGACCGACTCAATGAGCAATGAAGATTTTATGGATTACGGATGGAGAATTCCGTTTATTGCCAGTTCACTTTTGGTAGTAATTGGGTTTTACATTCGAACAAAAATAACTGAAACTCCTTCTTTCGAAAATTCTAAAAAAGAACAGGAAGAAGTAAAAGTTCCTTTTTTAACGCTTATAAAATCGTATAAAAATCAATTGATTTTTGGAACCTTTGCTGCTGTTACAACTTTCTTGGTTTTTTATTTAATGACTGTTTTTACGTTGAGTTGGGCAACTTCAGATTTAGGAATTGTGAAAAGAGACGGATTATTAATACAATTATTTTCGGTATTGTTTTTTGCCATTTTTATTCCGGTTTCGGCTGTAGTTGCCGATAAAATTGGCCGACGTAAAATGCTTATTATAGCTACAGTGGCAATTGCAATCTTCGGATTTTTCTTTTCGTACTTTTTAAGTTCCGGAAATATTGTTTTGGTGACTACTTTTGCCTGTATCGGAATGGCTTTAATGGGCTTTACTTATGGGCCATTGGGAACTTTTTTATCAGAGTTGTTTCCAACAAATGTGCGTTATTCCGGTGCGTCGCTGACTTTTAATATGGCAGGAATTCTTGGTGCTGCTTTTGCACCTATGATCGCAATTTGGCTGGCCTCTACTTATAGCGTAAGTTATGTAGGTTTGTATTTAACGATTGCGGCCTGTATCTCTTTGTTTGCCTTTTTGGTCATTAGTAAAGAGGAACATAAATTTTAA